The Phragmites australis chromosome 15, lpPhrAust1.1, whole genome shotgun sequence genome window below encodes:
- the LOC133893130 gene encoding uncharacterized protein LOC133893130, translated as MAAAAAVETGDAFPSTVSSDSDSEDLLLLPNLLPSTAAPSSPSHAQLHHFHLPSLPSPITVRALPSRGLSFQLWPSAATLLRVLPTSLHLLPRAPTPENPLSVLELGSGTGAAGLALAAALPARAVLSDLPDALPNLRHNADLNAPLLASAGGAASVVPLPWGDAAAMEAVVATATAEVAPFDLVVASDVVYYEALVDPLIETLRFFVKGEVVFLMAHMRRWKRTDKKFFGKARKVFDVEVVHEDPPLEGWRHGPVVYRFTAKKRHGKK; from the coding sequence atggccgccgccgccgccgtcgagaCCGGCGACGCGTTCCCATCCACCGTCtcctccgactccgactccgaggacctcctcctcctcccgaacCTCCTCCCCTCCACTGCCGCACCCTCCTCCCCGTCGCACGCGCAGCTCCACCACTTCCACCTCCCGTCCCTCCCGTCCCCCATCACCGTCCGCGCGCTCCCCTCGCGCGGCCTCTCCTTCCAGCTCTGGCCCTCCGCCGCCACGCTCCTCCGCGTCCTCCCCACCTCCCTTCACCTCCTCCCACGCGCACCCACCCCGGAAAACCCACTCAGCGTCCTCGAGCTCGGCTCCGGCACCGGCGCCGCGGGGCTCGCCCTGGCCGCGGCCCTCCCGGCCCGTGCCGTCCTATCCGATCTCCCCGACGCGCTCCCCAACCTCCGCCACAATGCCGACCTCAACGCGCCACTCCTCGCCTCCGCCGGCGGGGCAGCCTCCGTCGTGCCGCTCCCCTGGGGCGACGCTGCCGCGATGGAGGCCGTcgtggcgacggcgacggcggaggtGGCCCCGTTCGACCTCGTCGTGGCGTCGGACGTGGTGTACTACGAGGCTCTGGTTGATCCCCTGATAGAGACGCTGCGGTTCTTCGTGAAGGGGGAGGTGGTGTTCCTGATGGCGCACATGAGGAGGTGGAAGCGCACCGACAAGAAATTCTTCGGGAAGGCGAGGAAGGTGTTCGACGTCGAAGTGGTGCACGAGGACCCGCCGCTCGAAGGTTGGCGCCATGGGCCGGTGGTTTACCGGTTCACGGCGAAGAAGCGGCACggcaagaagtga